TGGGAGTTTGAGGCGAGCAGCCGAGGAGCTGAGCCTCTCAGCAACTCATATCCAGGGTCATCCGCTACATGCCACTGGCTGGGGCCTGATTTAAATCCAATCACAATTTATAGACAATGTCTTATTTCGAGGGATATGTTGCTTCTATTCTGACCCGTTTGGCTTTTTGAGGTATTTCTGTTGTCACGCCCTGTCCTtggagagccgttttatttctctatttggttaggtcagggtgtgatgtggggtgggtagtctatgttctattttctatgttttgtgtttctttgttttggctgggcatggttctcaatcagggacagctgtctatcgttgtctctgattgggaaccatacgtAGGCAGCCCTTTTCCCCACCTGTCTTTATAGGTAGTTAACTTTGTTTATGGCACTAAtgccctgtaagcttcacggttgtttttttgtttgttggcgacattttgaaataaaaaaaggaaaatgtacgctcaccaccctgcaccttggtcttcttcCAGCAATGGCCGTGACATCTGTTGGGATTATTTATACTACACTGATGAATGGTGTGGATGGAATCGATTTCAGGAGAATTTCAGGATTGATTCCATTTAGACCGAAATGGGGGGATATTATCGGTTGGAATTCAGAATAATTGGCGTGAATGAATATAACTCTTAGAGGATTTCTTTTAGCattcacatacaggtaactgccaaaataaaggaaacacgtGCATAAATGAGGGATATAACGtttattgaaagcaggtgcttccacgccatagacattaaaaccagttacacacaggtgtggttcctggtccccagggtcatgtataaaatttTAAAAAGCTGGGCAGGCCCAGTTGACCTTCATTTTGTTTTTGGCAAGATCTGAGATCTTTGAATCAACCAAATTGAATGATGTTTTATGATGATGTTTCCTTTAGTTTGGAAGTTACCTGTACACTACAACAATAACAATGCCGGAAATAGCCTATGTTTATAAATAATATTTCTCAACTCAAAGCCTATATTCATTTTCAAACCAGCACTTTTCTGTTTTCAGACACAATATTCCTGGCGTGATGATTATGTAAGGTCCATTCTATATCAAATGTAGTAGTCCCTGTGCAATTAAAGGGGCTACATAGAAGAAGAATTCCATTTTTAGAAACCTTCTTACACATCCCTACTTGTTTCATTTGACTGGTTCCACTACATGGGTTGCGTGTACATGTATGTATGCCACATggagtgtgtatgtttgtgtgggtgtgttttagCCAGTTCCAGTGCCTGTCTGGTGTGTGGGTGGTTATGTGATGAGTGTCCAGGGAAGTGGTACAAGTTGACATTCGATTCCCTAACCAATCACATAGTCTGACCATAGTGTGTATCTGATTGGGAGGGGATGACTACAGTATATATTGACCATGGAGGGATATACAGTGAAGAAGACAttgaaagaaggagagaaagaaccaAAGTTCTACCACTACCACTCACTGGTAGTTCAAGAAAGCAGCAAGACAACAACCCAAAAACAACATGAAGTCTCTGACTCTCCTGACCATTTGTGCCgttctgtcggtctctctgtccATGAACGGTAAGTTGGGAAAGCATATTGTGTTGTTTCATCATAACTTTTGATTGTGACAATGTATTCTGAACGAGATTAACTAACGAGAGAACTAACATAACATGTTTTATAATAAGACATAAACGCTCATACATGTTTATAACGAGCCAATTTTCTCTGTTCAACAGATCTGGCTCTTGATGTGGTTCTCGATCCTGCTCCTGACCCTGCCGCTGAACCAGCACCAGCCGCAGACTCCTCCGCATCTTCATcagcttcctcctcttcctcctcggcTTCCGACTCATCAGCCTCGGCCTCAGACTCCTCGGACTCTTCCTCTTCCTCGTCGTCTTCTTCAGAGTCAGCAAGTGCTGAAGGTCTGGCATCTCTCTAACTAACTCTAAATGGTGTCGTTGCTCCGCAGTGTGCTGATGTAAAGTTAACAGATGCATTGATACTAGCAGATAGTGTATGCAGTATATGCAGATCTGCATAGAAACGGGAAAGAGGGTAGCCTTCTTTGTGTTTGTATTTGTAATGGTATCAGTTTAAGGAAATGTGTAAGAGTATGTGTATAGGTTTGTGTTGACGTTTACAAAAAAAAGGGAAGTAAAACTGTTCATAAATATAGGCTACCGTGGCTGCTCTAAAAAAGGAAGCAAAACCAcatttgtactgtgtgtgtgtgtgtgtgtgtgtgtgtgtgtgtgtgtgtgtgtgtgtgtgtgtgtgtgtgtgtgtgtgtgtgtgtgtgtgtgtgtgtgtgtgtgtgtgtgtgtgtgtgtgtgtgtgtgtgtgtgtgtgtgtgtgtgtgtgtgtgtgtgtgtgtgtgtgtgtcagctacGGCAGAGGACCCAGCTGCAGCTACAGAGCCAGAGGTGATTATGAAGAGAGACCTGGCCTCAGTGTTGCTGAGGAGGAAGAGGGCGGCTGGACCTGCATCTGCTGCCCTCACCCAGGTGGAGAGGTAGGCTCCAATACCCTTTTAGAACTCGAAATAGTCATTTAACAGTCAAGGCTGTTACCTCACATGATTTGGTGTTAGAATGTGTGACGTTGCAATGACGCTTGGGAAAAAGTGTGTGGAATGTTAACTGCATCGTCACCGCCAAGAAGCCAAATAATCTGTTTACATTTTACCTTACACATGTTTACATTTAGGCAACACTTTTACTGTACTTCATACAAGCCAAATGACTGAAGCAAAATAGGCAGAATATCACTGctgttttgtaaaaaaaaaaaaaatcacatcaaacaAATTGATAAAGTACATTTATCCTACAGTTATGTGTAATTGCTGAGAAGTCAATTAACCccaactttctctctctttctctctctcatccagtcTGAGTGAGGTGTGCGAGCTCAACCTGGCCTGTGAGCACATGGCGGAGACAGCAGGCATCGTTGCAGCATACACCGCATACTATGGACCACCTCCCTTCTAAACAGACTTTTTACTATgcaacctggagagagagaaaatactctCTGCCATTTCACCATCATGAAGCTACATTCTTGAGAAGGGATCAACCACTCCCAACAGTGTCCTTATACGGGcatagaaaacaaacacaaacaggTTTCCTCCACGTTTTAGGGAGCAGACCAAGTTATGGGACTTTGCGAGACCAGCCACAAGTGAAATTGGTAGCTACAGTACTCGTAGTGCCGGCTGTAACTATATGTTTTGGGTAATGTAAGAAAAGGCATGTCTAATCCAAGCTTTTGTAATATTGAGGAGAAGCTAGAGGCATATTGGAACTGGGTCCTGTGGTTATAGGGGCCTGCTAATGTAAATTGCTCAACACAATATCACAAAGAATGGTGCTAAAACCGCAAATGTATTGTATCATAAATGTATTAATCTTTATCCGTTTGTAGTATTAGGTAGGCTAAAGCGCACATTATCATGTATCTGCAATGTATTATAATCATACATTTTAAATTATTGTTTCCTGTACGTAGTGTAACTTGCTGATAGTCAATACTGTCATAGATTTGTATTGATTGATTTCGTGATGATAACAATCTTCTAAGGAGGGGTTTAGAAAGAGTGAGAACATCACAGTTTGTATGCAAACTCAAACCTTGTTGATGCCACTTTGACTACTCTCTTGCACATAAGTGCTGAATAAAGTGGAGAACATTTTAATATTTTGTGTTTGGGTGTTTTTTTTAATCGCAAATTGAGTACAGTATTGGGACCTAGGCCATGTAGGCTTCTATACCAGTATGTCTCAATTGCCCTCTTCGGTATTTGTTTGAATaagtagttttttttttatacctaaaGACAAGATATTAACACATGAGGGTATAGCTCACTGATTGTCATCACTGCTTCTGCAGACTgtccaccacaggaggttggtggcaccttgattggggaggacgggctcgtggtaatggacgGAGaagaataaatggaatggtatcaaatacattccatttgctctgttccagccattattatgagccgtcctcccttcagcagcctcaaCTGCTGAGTGGGAAAAACTATTTTCATGGCACTTCGATACCGAAGTTACTTTTTAGTAGAGGGCTAGGAATACTTAACAGGTTAGGAGAATATACATAACAGGTTAGAAGATGGAGGATAAAGGTtgggaaaagggttagggttagcaaaaATGCTCTCATAACCTGCTAAGAAAATCACTTTGTATCGAAGTGCCGTGAAAAGAgtgtgtattctgtcctgtccaCACATCCActttataatacagtacagtatgtaatcCTTTTTATAACCATAGCCTGGCCTGGTGGTATTCACGTGACCGCGCGTCCACAGATCAACCTAAGCTctgtgtgaagctagccacaagaggggaatttgcggtttgccttcaaaataaatgtcccCCATTGAAAGTGATTCAAAACAATGCAAATCGTTGATTCATGCCATATTTGGACTAGATAATGCTAAACAAGACCGGAATGTtgttatatacatttttttttaaaaatacaatAATTAGTTAATTTCACAACAAAAAGTTAAATTCAGTTGAAATCGATGTATTAGACTTTTGAATTGCATTGGTGGCATACTTATatgcactgtacagccttacATATGGATATTGGGACCATGCAATGGGGTATCAGCCTGCTCAGTGACActcacagaacacaactgtgtaGAGTTTACACAAATATTCACATCTTAGCTCTTATTGCAGGACTTGACAGATGGAAATCCCCTTTCCAGTCAGTCTATTGTGTATATtggacattcatattgcactgtacagcgTAACCTATGGATTGTGCACCCAAGAAATGGGGTATCAGCCAACTCACTGACACTCACAGAACACAAATGTGTAGACTTTACACAAATATTTGTGTCTTAGCTCTTGCACAGTCCAATATGAATGTCCTATAGGCTGTATAGGGAGCTGATTTCCCACAGTTAAAGTGACCTAATAAGAGCAAAGTTGTTttctgtgggtgtcaccgagtaggctgataccccatttcaagGGAGCCAATCTCTAGTTTAGGCTGTACATTGCATGTTAGTATGCCCCAAAGGCAATGATGTGGTGGTCTAATACATCCACAGCGGTACTTAAATATATATGTGTTTATTGACACAAATAATGTCTTATTTCACTTCATTTTAAATTATGTAACAACATTATAACCTTGTTTAGCATTATCTAGATACACTGTTTGTATCTGTTTACATGACTTTCcatgggcagggtagcctagtggttagagcattggactagtaactggaaggttgcaagttcaaacccccgagctgacaaggtacaaatctgtcgttctgcccctgaacccactgttcctaggccgtcattgaaaataagaatttgttcttaactgacttgcatagttaaataaaggtaaaataaaatgggGGACCTTTATTTTGAAGGCCACTAAAATCCACTGTTGTGGCTAATCCTCATTGTGTCTAGCGTCATACAGGTCTATTTACGAACGGGGAAATAACGGGGAACTGGGAGTGAAAAAAGTACCGTTTTGGAATTACGTCTTTGTGGAAAATATGGAGTTTCTCATAGGAAgccccttctcttctcctgttGGACAACGAATTGGTAAGTTGGGAGAAATATTGCAGAAAGTTGTTCAAAGCGGAACTATCAAGCTAATTATGCGTCGCTCGATCTGCAACGTTGAATGACATCGCAACTAAACTTTAGAAACTTGCAAATTGTATCGACCCAGCTAGCTATTTATTTATGTTCAAACTTTTAATACATTTTGTGAAAGTCACAGGGCTGTTTTGTTATAGAGGTTTAGACAGAAAAATAGGAATTGCAGTTACTTTTATTTGCTAAGTACTATATACGAACGTTAATGTGAATTTATGCCCGATATCTGCCTTGAAAGGTGTGTTCTCAAACCAATAAAATACTAGAAGCAGTCTAAACTACCCTTATCGCTCATATGTGATTCGTAATCTGTGGTGACATGACAGCAATATTGACGAATCACTGATTCCAATGGGTGGGTTTAGGGGCATAGAAATTGTTGCTTAGTTCCTTATTCAAAACCTTGGCTCACAAACCGTTTAAACTAGTCTCCATTTCAAGACTGAAATTATTATCAGCCTATAACCAATGAACATTTCACAATTTATGCCCAAAGAATTTAAATCCTACATATCTGGTTTCTTAACTGACATAGCATTATCGCAGTCAAAGTTGGTCAACTTCCACATCATGTCTTGAAGGGCCTTTATGGCATACATAAACAGATTATGTCATTGATATCAACAAACTGTCTATATCAAATGCAGATCATGTTTTTAGGTCACAGGTGTTTTGATGGAGATGAGCCATGGAAAGTTATGTCTACTGTCCAGTCTAGTGAAAGTGTTGACATCCTTGCTGACCTTACATTCCTGacatcacacacccacaaacTCCTCTTACTTCATCCACTTCGCCCTCTCTCACACATGGCATATATGCTTAGACTACCCCGGAGGGGTAGAAGCAGCTGACAGTCACagtcagtgagtgagagagagagaggcttgctttggcaatgttaacatgtgtttcccatgccgataaagccccttgaattgaattgagtgggGAAAGGTGTGGGTGAGAGATTGCGAGGGAGATTAGCAGAGAATTATAAGGACCAACTCAAGGGGCCACTGAGTGGAGTGCAAAGAGGATGAAATGGGAACAAACATTCCTCAACAAATGCCATTTAGCTGAGTTTAGAACATTTGCTGGATTGTAAATACTTTCAACTGAATCATTATTCAATTAAAATCAACCAGCAATTGTTTAGAACAATTACATGTAGGCCAATGCCTGCTGAATAGATTTTGCAGTAGGCCAATGTTTACGGTTGCTAATAGGCTAGGTGGTATTCTATGTGTTATCTTGATACCGAGCTGTATTGATAAGTATCGATAATGCTGTGGTATAAAATGTGACTTTGTAGTCTGCCTATCTGCATAATCATCCATGTTGTGTGTCTATCTGCATACAGTAGGCATGATTAATCATCCATGTCGTGTGTCTATCTGCATACAGTAGGCATGATTAATCATCCATGTCGTGTGTCTATCTGCATACAGTAGGCATGATTAATCATCCATGTCGTGTGTCTATCTGCATACAGTAGGCATGATTAATCATCCATGTCGTGTGTCTATCTGCATACAGTAGGCATGATTAATCATCCATGTTCTTTGTTCTCTCAGACAGTCATAATAAGAGTATAATAGCATATTGTTTGTCGTCTCAGACAGTCATAATAAGAGTATAATATCTCCTGTTGATGTTGACAGAACGAGCCACCAGCGCCGCGCTGCATGCAGAGGACTGGGCCCTTAACATGGAGATATGTGACATCATCAACGAGACAGACGAAGGGTAGCTATGGATGGCGTCACATAGGCCATTTTGTTTTCTATGGTGTTTTTATTGATGACAGTTTTTTTTTTGTACTGCGTCATTTTCAATGTCAAACAGTTAGCGATACTGATAATATGATAACAATAAATACAGTCTTTCTGGGAATTGATGCTGGAAGTGCGTATGTGTGGTTTTCGTCCCTAGACCCAAAGATGCAGTTAGAGCCATAAAGAAGAGGATTGTTGGTAATAAGAGCTTCAGGGAGATCATGTTGGCTCTGACAGTGAGTATTATTTCAGGTCTTTCTATTCCATTTTCTGAGGATTGGAGTTCTCTTGATGGGGAATGTTGAATCATCTGGGTCTCTCACTGGGGATTGAAGAAAACGGGAACCAAGTGACTTCAGGGAGTGACTGAACTAAatggggttatatacagtacatgctgCTCAGTGTGTTCCTTGCAGTGTGTGTATTCTCAGTTGTTCCTCCTTTAGGTTCTGGAGGCATGTGTAAAGAACTGTGGCCACCGGTTCCATGTTCTAGTGGCGTCCCAGGACTTTGTGGAGGGGGTTCTGGTCCGAGCCATCCTGCCCAAGAACAACCCTCCCACCACCCTACACGACCGGGTGCTGAGCCTCATACAGGTGGGTTGCATCTCACAGGTAGAGTCTGAAATGGCATCCTTTTCCCTACGTATATAGTGCACCGCGTTTTGGGCTCTGGTGAATAGGGGGCCATTTCTGACGATCCATTTGGATCATATACAGGCACTGTACAACTCCGCTGTTTATTGACTGTTGATTTAGCTTGGACATGATACCACTATTGCAAGGCTGTAGAGTCCCTTGTTATAGGCTATGATGGGGTTAATGCAGTGATTTAATTATCACGTCAATCATCTATGGTCATTCATACATAATGTAAAGT
This Oncorhynchus keta strain PuntledgeMale-10-30-2019 unplaced genomic scaffold, Oket_V2 Un_contig_6348_pilon_pilon, whole genome shotgun sequence DNA region includes the following protein-coding sequences:
- the LOC118377742 gene encoding osteocalcin 2b-like → MKSLTLLTICAVLSVSLSMNDLALDVVLDPAPDPAAEPAPAADSSASSSASSSSSSASDSSASASDSSDSSSSSSSSSESASAEATAEDPAAATEPEVIMKRDLASVLLRRKRAAGPASAALTQVESLSEVCELNLACEHMAETAGIVAAYTAYYGPPPF